The Corynebacterium jeddahense genome has a window encoding:
- the rpsT gene encoding 30S ribosomal protein S20: MANIKQQKKRVLTNEKRRVRNKSIRSATRTEIRKFREAVESGDKAAAEAQLRVASRKLDKAVTKGVFHRNSAANKKSNMARALNKMA; this comes from the coding sequence ATGGCAAACATCAAGCAGCAGAAGAAGCGCGTGCTCACCAACGAGAAGCGTCGCGTCCGCAACAAGTCGATCCGCTCTGCCACCCGCACCGAGATCCGCAAGTTCCGCGAGGCTGTCGAGTCCGGCGACAAGGCCGCTGCCGAGGCGCAGCTGCGCGTCGCGTCCCGCAAGCTGGACAAGGCCGTGACCAAGGGCGTGTTCCACCGCAACAGCGCGGCGAACAAGAAGTCCAACATGGCCCGCGCCCTGAACAAGATGGCCTAA